Genomic window (Subtercola endophyticus):
ACACCGGTCATGATGAGAATCGAGAGCACCAGCGCGAGCCAGATCTCGTCGAGGCTGAATGCCAGCGCAATGGTCACCAGCACCGCCGCCGAGGTCTCGACGACGACGCGCACGAAGCTGACCACGTTGATGTGGGCGCCCGTGTCTTCGGCGATGGCGGTCAGCGATCGCTTCGCTCGAGACGTCGCGACGAGCTCGAGCATGTCCGCCCGCGACAGCGACGCCATCGCTGCATCGGCGGCCGCGAAAAGCCCTCCGAAGGCGACGAGAACGAACGCGATCGCGATGAAGGGGCCGACGAGCGGAAGGGAGTTCATAGCCGGTAGCGGCGCTCCTTCACGGCGAAACCGACAAGAATGTCGCCTTGGATGCCGAACATCTCTTTCTCTTCGGCCGGTTCCGCGTGGTCGAAGCCGAGCAGGTGCAGAATTCCGTGGGTGAGCAGCAGCAGCAGCTCTTCGAGCGTGGAGTGTCCGGCCACCTGAGCCTGACCTTCTGCGACCTGCGGGCAGAGCACGACGTCGCCGAGCAGGCCGGGCGGAGTAGGCGCTTCTTCGGTGCCGGGGCGCAGTTCATCCATCGGAAAGCTGAGCACGTCGGTGGGGCCCGGTTCGTCCATCCACTGCACGTGCAGCTGCTCCATGGCGGCCTCGTCGACCAGCACGATCGCCAGCTCCGCATCAGGATGCACGTGCATCTGATCGAGCGCATAGGTCGCGAGGCGCAACAACGCCTTCTCGTCGACG
Coding sequences:
- the ybeY gene encoding rRNA maturation RNase YbeY is translated as MSIEVNNESSIPVDEKALLRLATYALDQMHVHPDAELAIVLVDEAAMEQLHVQWMDEPGPTDVLSFPMDELRPGTEEAPTPPGLLGDVVLCPQVAEGQAQVAGHSTLEELLLLLTHGILHLLGFDHAEPAEEKEMFGIQGDILVGFAVKERRYRL